The following nucleotide sequence is from Salvia miltiorrhiza cultivar Shanhuang (shh) chromosome 7, IMPLAD_Smil_shh, whole genome shotgun sequence.
TGAGAGCATATTTTGCCCATTTAGCGTAGGGTTTTCACTTTCCTCGAAAATTATTTCCATAAAGTTAATCCTCCCTACTACCACTACTCATTCAATCCCAAGAATCAATTTCTAAAGAATCCGGTCCACTTTTTAGTCGAATTTGGATTAGTCAAACAATGGATGAATCGCACGTTTCTGATAGCGAAGAAGATTACGGAACTGTAGAAGCAAACAGCGGTGAGCGGCACGATCGATTCAGTGAGTTACCCGACTCTTTAATTCTTACGATCATTTCATTGTTGGATATGAGAAATGTTGTTCGGACATCCCTTCTCTCCAAACGTTGGAAAAACATCTGGTCCACTATCCCCTGCCTTGATTTCATCGATTTCGAACAAACTCCAAGTATTATTTCTAGTGTTCTTTCACAATGGAAAGGCCCCAAGATTCTGAAATTCCGCTTATCTTTCCCTAATTTCATTGTGGGCCCTAGTAGTGTTATGGATTCATTGCTGCATTTTGCTATCGAAAAACAAGTGGCAGagcttttcttatatttttatttttgggaatGCGTTAATAGTAATGGGAAGGATATTTACTGCTTACCTCAGCCCTTGTATTCATGTTCGTCCATTACAAAATTAACTCTTGAGGTTTGTGAGCTGAGAATTGAGGGTAATGTGCAGTGGCATCAACTCAAGATATTAAAACTTGTATATGTGGATGGGTTGAGTGGTGATGCCATGAACCAAATTCTTTTGGGTGCTCCTCTGTTGGAAGTGTTAGTTTTGGAGTCTTTTGAAATTGGTGAAAACGAAAACTTCAATATCAGATCTACTAGTTTGAAGATGCTCAAGATACACACGGATTATATTTGCCCTGAAACTACAGTGCTGAGAATTtgggctcctaatctcttgactTTGAATATTTCCGCTTGTTTTTATGGTACTTGTTTGTTGGATGTCCCATCTTTGACTGATGCAATTCTTTGTTTGGGGCACTACGGAGATGTAGCAACACAATTTGAAatgtttaatcatgtttttCGAAGCATCCGCCATGTTGAGAAGGTCACTTTATCACATTGGTGTATTGAGGTTTGATTTCTTATATTTTTCTAGTTATTTTTCTTGATCGTTCATCATTTTGAAGTCCTTTGTATTATTACGCTTGTATTACATTTCTGCCATCTTCCATAATTATCTTTGTTTACGGAAGCTCTATTAGTGAGAGGATGTTTCCATCATTGGTTGCAATTGGGTGTAAGCTTCTTTTTCCATTACTTGACATGTGTTTTACTTTGGCAGATGCTTCTTTTTCCATTACTTGACATGTGTTTTACTTTGGCAGATGCTTGTCCAATTAAAGACAAAATATATGGTCATGCCGTTGTCAAATTCTAAGATTCTAGAGCTTTATTATGTAAATGCCAAAGATATACTTGATTTGGTTGAGATGATGTTTCCCAAGCTGGAGAGGTTAATCGTTGATCAAGGCGACCAGGTCACTCCTTTATTCACTTGTTATATTTTATCACTCGAACCTCTTTAACTATTGAAGAGGACTTATTGATTAGTCTTTACTTTgcacatcatcaaatcattaaATTGATGTCGAAGATGTTAGCTTgatataattttttcatttcattttctttcataGTTAGTCTTCAATCCAATGTTTGGGGTTACATTGCAGGGTTTTGATGGTACCTATGGTGAAGAGGTTCACATTGCTATGGTTGATGCATGTAATTCATTGGCGTCTGCTAAGATGACTTTTCCCAGTCCCTCTCTTCTCCGTCTAAAGACATTTGAGGCTACTTGGTCTATAAGCAAACCTTCAATAATTCCGGTCATACAAGTTCTGTTGGAAAGCGCTCCCGTTCTTGAAAAGATGGTTCTTCGACTAAGGCAGGATGCATCTTATCCAAAGACATTCATTCTGGCACAAGAGAAGGTGCTGAGTATGCCGAGATCCTCTCCTACAGCACAAGTCATCATAACTGATGACTTTGGTATAACTGATAAGTCATCCTCTACTTGCAGCTGCAGTAGCTGTAATTATTGATGCTAAGCCTTTTTCTTTGGCATTTTGAATAGTTCTTTCTCTGCTGGAAGATATACTCTGTTTAACTAGAGCAAAGTTGTTGacttattaattattatgaAGTCTCCAGCTAGGGTATTATCAATAGTTTTTGCTAAAAGAGCTAAAGTGTGGTTTATGAACATATGAAGATGCATGATTAACTAAAGTAAAGATATCATACATACAcatcaataaaatttcaaaataagcTTGAAACATTAAATTGAATTGGGATTTGGGATTTGATCATGGTTTTGTTGCTGTTGTGTTGTGTGGATGTGGTCGTGGACGGACGGCGGTGGCTTGTGCCTGTTTTCCGTTTGGCAATGTGAGTGAggaaaagagagagatagaTGGTGTTGAGAATAAGATTCCAAAGTTAGTCAAAAGAAAAAGCAGCATGtaaagttagtcaaaagataaTCAAGGGTCCCTTAATTATAGggatcctcatgatgttgtagggatcctcatgatgttgtaggGATCCTCATGATGTTTTAGAATATCAGCTCCCTTCTTAATACTATAAAAGGGGATGATTGTATAAGCAAGATATatcaagaaaaaagaaatatacaaTCTTCTTCTATCCttcttctatttttttgttCTCGGTTCAATCCTAAAATGATAATACTAtgttttaacatggtatcagagcaggattAACCATGGAACTCagtttttttttcatcattGTTCCTATACCTTCTACAAACCTTTGTCTCGAATCAAGGCTGAACAGCCCCCCTTCCTGAAAAAAAACAGAACTCCCACAACATGTCAGAGGGTGAGAgtgaaacaacaacaacaaatccAAATGAGTTAACGGTACAGATTGCAAATCTGGTACAAAACTCAAACAACGTCTCGCTGGGATTCAAGCTGGACGGCAACAACTATGCCGTATGGGCCCGTCTTATGAAGGTGGCCATAGGGAGCAGAGGCAAATCCAGTCACATAACCGGcaaaccaccaccaccaaaaaCAACGGATTCCGACTACTACAAATGGGAAGAAGCAGATTTGTCCGTGTTTTCATGGCTGCTACAGAACATGGAAGGGAAGTTAGTACTCAATTTCGCCCAACACCAAACTGCTAAAGCCGTATGGGATAGCTTGGCCGTTACATATGGAAGTGGAACTACTGATCCACTCCAGATTTATGATCTGGAAGTAAGAGCAAACAAAGTAAATCAAGGGCAACTAACATTGGAGGATTATTGGAACAACTTACAGGCGATTTGGCTCAATATCGACAGAAGAGAACCTAATCCCATCGATTGTTGCGAAGAGGGAATCACAAAGTACCGGAAATTGATTGAAAGCCGGCGACTATTCCAATTCCTATCGGGATTAGATGCGAGATACGATAACATCCGGCGAGATATCCTCAAGGaatctccctctccctcagctGAATCGGCATTTTCTAAAGTAAGACGGGAGGCCGCCCGGCTACTGATTTTGCAACCGGCAACCAACCACGCCGACTTGGAGATCGCATCACAGGGAGGAATCGGCACGGGTCTTGCTGCTGCTCGACCCCTGTTCTCACGGTCAGAAGGACCGCCACCAATCAACCGCCACCAATCAACTGCTCGACCCCTGTTCTCCGGCGCCCCGTCGCAACGAAAGAAGGAGGACAAGTCGAAACTTTACTGCAGCCATTGTGGGATGCAGAAACACACAAAAGAGATGTGTTTTCAGATCGTGGGTTATCCCGAATGGTGGGACAAAAACCGAGGAACAGCTAAAGGGAAGGTAGCCATGACCGTTGACAGCCAAGAAATCACCGGCTCGGCAGTGGCGGTGGGCGGCAGCCATCATCCGATGGGCGAGAAAAGGGGAGCAGCGGCAGTGGCGGTGGGCGGCAGCCATCATCCGATGGGCGAGAAAAGGGGAGCAGCGGCTGTGAGGGAGGCGGCGCAAATGGGAGAAGAAGAAGGTATAGCGGCGCAAATGGGGGAAGAAGAAGGTATAGGGTTTGGTGGATATCCACTAAACCCTCCAACTTTTCGAAAATTCCAAAATAAACCCCATTTTATTCCCTTTCGGTCCACAAGTTTGAATAAATCACAAAATGCACCCCATTCAAATTATTTTGAGCCCCTAAATTCAGATGAATTACATAGAGAACCCCAAGTTTTCAACAAATCTGAAAATGACCCATATTTTTACATAAATTCCACAAATACCTCTCGTGCCTACCAAGTATCAAATAAAACAGGAGATAGGGATCAAGgatggatttttgattgtggtgCCACAGATACAATGACATTTGATAAAACCGATATCGttgagtcatcacaatcctttAGAATCCATGTCCAAACTGCTAGTGGTGAATTGACTAAAGTTGAAGGAgccggaactatagaaattACTCCCACTTTAAAATTATCTAATTGCCTATATGTTCCATCTCTTTCACACAAATTACTGTCTATCAGTCATGTTacaaaggaactaaactgtacTATGCTCATGCATCCCCATTTCTGTCTTCTTCAGGATATCAGAACGGGagagattattgggcgtggcactgagcgggatggactgtactatgtggatgagatagctcaacaaggcaaggtgatgctggctcacggaactgcagaccgggaagcctggctttggcaccgACGTTTAGGGCATCCTTCCACGGGTTATCTTAAGCTTTTATTTCCTAAACTTATGAAAACTGAGGGTTTATCTTGTGAGACTTGTATTTTGGCCAAAAGTCACAGACAATCTTTTAAGCCTAATAATACTCAAGTAAACTCGATTTTTTCACTTGTTCATTCCGATGTTTGGGGTCCGTCACCTATCATGGGGGGTCAaagttttagatattttttgctctttattgatgattgcactaggatgACGTGGGTATATTTTCTAAAACACAaatctgaagtttttgaaaagttTACTCATTTCTATACCATGGTGCAAACTCAATTTcagaaaaatattaaaaccCTTAGAACAGATAATGGGGGGGAGTTTATTAATCATTCCATGAAACATTTTTGTCACCAAAAAGGTTTAATCCATCAAACTACATGCCCCCATACTCCTGAACAAAATGGTGTTGCTGAaagaaaaaatcgaattttacTTGAAATGACTCGAGCCATGATGATTGAGTCAAAAGTACCCACCTCATTTTGGCCAGAAGCAGTTGCAACCTCTGTTTACCTTATAAACCGTCTCCCCACCAGAACCCTCCAGCTTAAAACCCCTTTGCAAAAATTATCTACCCTTGCTGAGATACCTGAAACCCTTACTCTTCAACCTCGTATCTTTGGGAGTTCTGTATTCGTTCATATTCCTAAACATGAACGAACAAAGCTCTCTCCTTGTGCTCTTAAGTGTGTCTTTGTTGGTTACGGGGTCAATCAAAAAGGGTATCGGTGTTACAATCCTCAAACCCGTCAAATCCTAACCACCATGAACTGCAATTTTTTAGAAACAGAATACTTTTACAACAACCATCTTACCAGTCAGggggagaaagagaaagagagtatAATTGACCTGTTAAGCTGGTTGCCAAAGCCGGATCCGGAAGCAGATCCAACAGAGGAAGTTAACCTGGCCACCGAGCATACTTCATCTACATATGAACAATCCAATCCACTACATGAGTCGCCTAGATCTTCTCCTAATCTGATATCTGGGGTAAGAATGTCTGAACCCACCATCTTACCTTCCGAGCTTACTAATCCTATCTTTCAAGATGAAGAAGTGGAACAGGAAAATATGTGTACAGCAGAGGAAGATAGGGGGAGATATGTGCTACCGCCAAGGAGTACACGAGGTGTTCCTCCGAAACGATACACCCCCGAAAAAGCTGGGAGAAATTCTCGATATTCTATTGGGGGTATCGCCAAAGGGAACCTTTCCAAAACTGCAGCTGCCTATGAAGTAGCTTTGTATGACGAAGAGATCCCGAAAAATGCGGAACAGGCTTTAAAGATTCCACATTGGAGAGATGCCATGAAGAACGAAATAGGTGCACTAAATCGAAACCATACATGGGAGAAGTGTAGACTACCAAAGGGGAAGAAAACTGTAGGATGCAAATGGGTCTTCACAATCAAAAGGAGACcggatggatctattgagcgtTACAAAGCTCGATTGGTCGCAAAAGGATACACACAGATGTATGGGATCGACTATGAGGAGACCTTCTCACCTGTTGCAAAAATGAACACTGTCAGAGTACTCCTCTCAATTGCTGCTAATAAAgactgggatcttcatcagttcgatgttacaaatgctttcCTTCATGGAGAGCTTGAAGAAGAGAGGGAAGTCTACATGGAGGTGCCTCAAGGTTTTTCAGGAGATTTTGGAGAAGGTGAAGTTTGCAAGTTGAAGAAAACCTTATATGGGCTCAAGcagtctcccagagcttggtttggaagattcaccgcagccatgaagaagtttgggtaccagcaaagcaacTCAGATCACACCTTATTCTTAAAGAAACGAGGTGATTTGATCTCTTGTTTggtcatttatgttgatgacatgatcataacaggggatgacacagaggagattcagaagttgaaagaaagcttgttcaaagagttcgaaatgaaggacttaggaaaaCTAAAATACTTCCTCGGAATTGAAGTTCTCAGATCAAAGAA
It contains:
- the LOC130991705 gene encoding uncharacterized protein LOC130991705 isoform X2; this translates as MDESHVSDSEEDYGTVEANSGERHDRFTTQFEMFNHVFRSIRHVEKVTLSHWCIEMLVQLKTKYMVMPLSNSKILELYYVNAKDILDLVEMMFPKLERLIVDQGDQGFDGTYGEEVHIAMVDACNSLASAKMTFPSPSLLRLKTFEATWSISKPSIIPVIQVLLESAPVLEKMVLRLRQDASYPKTFILAQEKVLSMPRSSPTAQVIITDDFGITDKSSSTCSCSSCNY
- the LOC130991705 gene encoding F-box/LRR-repeat protein At3g26922-like isoform X1, whose product is MDESHVSDSEEDYGTVEANSGERHDRFSELPDSLILTIISLLDMRNVVRTSLLSKRWKNIWSTIPCLDFIDFEQTPSIISSVLSQWKGPKILKFRLSFPNFIVGPSSVMDSLLHFAIEKQVAELFLYFYFWECVNSNGKDIYCLPQPLYSCSSITKLTLEVCELRIEGNVQWHQLKILKLVYVDGLSGDAMNQILLGAPLLEVLVLESFEIGENENFNIRSTSLKMLKIHTDYICPETTVLRIWAPNLLTLNISACFYGTCLLDVPSLTDAILCLGHYGDVATQFEMFNHVFRSIRHVEKVTLSHWCIEMLVQLKTKYMVMPLSNSKILELYYVNAKDILDLVEMMFPKLERLIVDQGDQGFDGTYGEEVHIAMVDACNSLASAKMTFPSPSLLRLKTFEATWSISKPSIIPVIQVLLESAPVLEKMVLRLRQDASYPKTFILAQEKVLSMPRSSPTAQVIITDDFGITDKSSSTCSCSSCNY